From Caretta caretta isolate rCarCar2 chromosome 3, rCarCar1.hap1, whole genome shotgun sequence, a single genomic window includes:
- the CEP68 gene encoding centrosomal protein of 68 kDa produces MERGGARGCCCPSAWQQMKMMECLGCKEHLPNAPEHQPTLQSSAMDAKVYLSSSEPLPALNADPGSQASLSLSSATLKSLPNRTLPSFETVIPTFSRSSLSTPPSEDDDFEQQEIRSRSLPARRVFPSSEVFPSRYLHSGCTPVEDPMLSTRRRLNPLFDDCVAVEQEKNRSSFQADYWACAIPDSLPPSPDRQSPHWNPNKEYEDLLDYTYPLKPKYKLAKNPKSVMPDPFFHDSGIDLDSFSVSPESTLKCISAPGQNQHASGSNVSQSKECGISAERFSTPLSKKPGYLGAVPYYGPSPVTKVSFAECVGTLTKADPVRGFANSLLTSKCAGLSPCDPTHIAGRGWGNRGDEDFSKYQVKEKGASHFVSTTQILTLKKAWENDEEFLSLPPRIKELEGLAQYLSDLSLTKGRPGHDQVQQDLPCYSGSRGQLSSDSVEDQGSVKSKYGIQGSEDCVLCHACNPQKPSTKTIYQDHRESVRRLGMPSIRDMLDGRYLCALESEGQHLTKGKDQQKESLAQCIKIFCCQLEELIHWLYKVADVTDNWIPPEPDVESVKTSLHRYLQFKKDVADHQTLTESVLQRGETLLKCMASNSPVLKDTLGLIAKQSEELESHAERLYESVLAATDTIGSDSLIKDSDTQQTVAQAKEAKWVIPLADMEFVSRSLEA; encoded by the exons CAGATGAAAATGATGGAATGTCTGGGCTGCAAGGAGCACCTTCCGAATGCTCCTGAGCATCAGCCAACACTTCAGAGCTCAGCAATGGATGCCAAAGTTTACCTCTCCAgttctgagccccttcctgccctAAATGCTGACCCTGGGAGCCAGGCCTCACTTTCCCTTTCTTCAGCCACTTTGAAGTCTTTGCCCAACAGAACACTCCCCAGTTTTGAGACAGTAATCCCAACGTTTTCCAGATCGAGCCTTTCCACGCCACCTTCAGAAGATGACGACTTTGAACAGCAGGAGATAAGGTCAAGAAGCTTACCAGCTCGAAGGGTTTTTCCTTCATCTGAAGTCTTCCCCTCTCGGTATCTGCACAGTGGCTGTACTCCAGTAGAAGATCCCATGCTCAGCACACGCAGGCGGTTAAATCCTCTCTTTGATGACTGCGTAGCCGtggaacaggaaaaaaataggTCATCCTTTCAGGCTGATTACTGGGCATGTGCAATACCTGATTCTTTACCCCCGTCTCCGGACCGGCAGTCTCCACACTGGAACCCTAATAAAGAGTATGAGGACTTGCTTGATTACACTTACCCCTTGAAGCCAAAATACAAGCTTGCAAAGAACCCCAAGTCTGTGATGCCTGATCCCTTCTTCCATGACTCTGGTATAGATCTTGACAGCTTTTCCGTTTCACCTGAGAGCACTTTGAAGTGTATCAGTGCACCCGGTCAAAATCAACATGCTTCAGGGAGCAACGTAAGCCAGAGTAAGGAGTGTGGGATCTCAGCAGAGAGATTTTCAACTCCCTTGTCTAAGAAGCCAGGGTATTTAGGAGCAGTTCCTTACTATGGGCCTTCACCTGTCACAAAAGTGTCCTTTGCAGAATGTGTTGGTACTCTCACCAAAGCCGATCCCGTTAGAGGGTTTGCAAACAGTTTGCTTACTTCTAAGTGTGCTGGACTAAGTCCATGTGATCCGACTCACatagctgggagaggctggggtaaCAGAGGAGATGAAGACTTTTCAAAGTATCAAGTAAAGGAAAAGGGTGCCAGTCATTTTGTATCCACTACACAAATACTGACACTGAAAAAAGCATGGGAGAATGATGAAGAATTTCTTTCCCTGCCTCCCAGAATCAAGGAGTTAGAAGGTTTGGCTCAATATTTGTCTGATCTTTCACTGACTAAAGGGAGACCGGGGCATGACCAGGTGCAACAAGACCTTCCATGCTACAGTGGCAGCAGAGGGCAGCTTTCCTCTGACTCTGTTGAAGATCAAGGCAGCGTAAAGAGCAAATATGGAATTCAGGGCAGTGAGGATTGTGTTCTGTGTCACGCATGCAACCCTCAAAAGCCCTCTACAAAAACCATTTACCAGGACCACAGGGAATCTGTAAGAAGATTGGGAATGCCCTCCATCAGGGACATGCTAGATGGGAGATACCTGTGTGCACTGGAGAGTGAAGGGCAGCATCTAACAAAAGGGAAGGACCAACAGAAAGAGTCACTTGCACAATGTATTAAG ATATTTTGCTGTCAGCTAGAAGAGCTAATTCATTGGCTGTATAAAGTAGCAGACGTTACAGACAACTGGATTCCACCCGAACCAGACGTTGAAAGTGTGAAGACTTCCCTACATCGTTACCTG caattcaagaaagatgtagCTGATCACCAGACGCTGACAGAGAGTGTGTTACAAAGGGGTGAAACCCTCCTGAAATGTATGGCGTCAAATTCACCGG TTTTAAAGGACACCCTTGGATTGATTGCAAAACAATCAGAAGAACTTGAAAGCCATGCAGAACGTTTGTATGAATCGGTTTTGGCAGCTACGGATACCATTGGCAGTGACAGCCTGATAAAGGACAGTGACACACAACAAACGGTTGCCCAGGCAAAAGAAGCCAAGTGG GTAATACCTCTAGCAGACATGGAATTTGTCAGCCGATCTTTGGAGGCATGA